A segment of the Tautonia rosea genome:
CCCTGGGCCGAGGCCGCCGGCCGGTCCGGTTCCTGGTCGAGGGGCCGACGGTCGATCCCCGAAAGAACGTGGCCCAGACGGTTCGGCTGCTGGAAACCCTGAAGGTGCCGTATCGCTGGGTCGGGGCGATCGTCGATCATGCGATCGTCGGCCCGCACTGCCAGGGGGTGGAGGTGCAGGTCCCTTACCACCGGATGCCCGCGATCTACGGCGCGAGCGACGTGCTGGTCAAGGCCTCGAACGCCGAAGGCATGTTCGGCCCTCCGCTGGAGATGTTCGCCACCGGCGGCACGGCCATCTGCTGGGACGTGCAAGGGGCCGAGGAGTACATGGCCGACCGGTACAACTGCCGGCTGACGCCGATGAACTCGTGGAGCCGAATGGCCGAAGCGATCGTCGGGATGGCCGAGAACCCAGAGCAAGTCCGGACCCTTCAGGAAAACGCCCTTGCCACGGCTGAAGCCTGGCCGACCTGGGACGACCAGGCCGATCAGATCCTGAAGACGATCGAGTCGCTGGTCCCGTTCAATCGATCATCGTTGCTTCGCCAGGTGTCTCGGGTCGAGTTCCGCGGCAACACCACGGTGGCCCACTCGACCGATCAGTTGCAGGAACGGCAGCGGTACATCCTCTGGCTTGAATCGGAGATCGCCAAGCGCGATCGGCGGATCGACTTCCTCTGGGCCGAGGCCCACGCTCGAAGGCAGACCATCAACGCCCTACGGACTGAAATGTCCGCCGGGGCCTTCCATCGAGCCATGCGCAAGGTCGGCCGCACCGGAAGGGCGATGGCGCACCTCTCGCGACGCCTGGTTGGTCGGCAGGCTCGGGCCCTGGCCGACTCGACGCTGCGCCGGTCGATCGGGAACGATCGAGCGTCCCTGAACGCTCCCATCGAGCCGCCGCCGCCGCGTGAAGCCTCGGATTCGAGCGTGTCGTCCGTCCTGGCGTCTTCCGGATCGACCGCCGAGGCCCCTCGACGAGACGCTGCCTGAGCGACCGATGATCCGGTTCAGTCCGGAGCGGGAGTGTCGCGCCGAGGTTCGAATCCAGGGCAAGACGCGACCGGCTGCATCGGATACTTGGGATAGTTCGGATCGGTCTTCGAACGTTCGCAGAGAAAAAAACGCGAGCCTTTGCCCGTCACCACGTCTCGCTTCGAGACGCACGATCGGCAGAGGCTCGCGGCCATTTGCGGGGGGCGTTCGTTCATGGGGACGTACGCGATCTGCTCAAGGGGCGGCCTGCCAATCGCACTCGTCCGAACTCGGGCGAGCGAACTCGGCGGTCTCGTGAATTGTACCGTTCCTGAAGAGGGCGTGCGCGTGTCTCCCCTGGGCGGAACGGGCCGCGGTCGGCTATCCTGAATGGTCTCTCCCCTGGCGGGAGCCGGGTCGATCCGGACCATCGGATCGGCGTCGACCCGCTGGCCCATCACGGTCAACCGGCCCGAGACCGGTGGGCCTCTCGCGAGCCTTCTGACCTGCCTCGAAATCCTCCCGCAGTAGCCGACGGCTTCGCTTCGCATTGCTTTGCATCGCCTTGCCCCGAAGGACGGCCCATCATGGACAGCGACGGACAACCAAGCCCCCTGGCCTCGATTCGCAACATCGGCATCGTCGCCCACATCGACGCCGGCAAGACGACGACCACCGAACGCATTCTCTACTACACCGGTGAGATCCACCGGATGGGAGATGTGGACAAGGGGAGCACCACGACCGACTACCTCCAGGAAGAACGCGAGCGCGGCATCACGATCGTCGCCGCCGCCATCTCCTGTAAGTGGAAGGATGCGCAGGGCGATCCGATCACGATCAACATCATCGACACGCCCGGGCACGTCGACTTCACGGCCGAGGTCGAGCGGTCGCTCCGCGTGCTCGACGGCGCCGTGGTCGTCTTCTCGGCGGTCGAGGGGGTCGAGGCGCAGAGCGAGACCGTCTGGCGTCAGGCCGACAAGTACCACGTGCCCCGCCTCTGCTTCATCAACAAGATGGACCGCATCGGGGCCGAGTTCGAACGGGTTTACGACGAGATCCGCGAGCGACTGGCCGGGCACCCGATCCCGGTGATGATCCCGATCGGCTCCGGCCCCGAAGGGAACCCCGACCAGTTTCAGGGGCTCATCGACCTGATCGAGCAGAAGGCCCTTTACTACCAGACCGAAGACCTCGGCTCGACGATCACCGAGAAACCGATTCCCGACGAGCTGCGCGACACGTTCGACCACTGGCGAGAAACGATGCTCGACCAGCTCAGCGAGTTCGACGAGCCGTTCGCCGAGCAATATATGATGTCGC
Coding sequences within it:
- a CDS encoding glycosyltransferase family 4 protein, whose translation is MAVRRIGIALPLLGISGGINIVLNWGVILAKAGYGIDLILPPTETEGTIPFLSEQDRRHFRIVSLPEARRQHYHTVMATWWACIPWMADLDADHYAWFMQAVEGQFAEPNSDAQQKFDEIVSSQMNVITTAHWLRRHIERHYSVEPKQTFCVLSGLDKTLWRPMARVPLGRGRRPVRFLVEGPTVDPRKNVAQTVRLLETLKVPYRWVGAIVDHAIVGPHCQGVEVQVPYHRMPAIYGASDVLVKASNAEGMFGPPLEMFATGGTAICWDVQGAEEYMADRYNCRLTPMNSWSRMAEAIVGMAENPEQVRTLQENALATAEAWPTWDDQADQILKTIESLVPFNRSSLLRQVSRVEFRGNTTVAHSTDQLQERQRYILWLESEIAKRDRRIDFLWAEAHARRQTINALRTEMSAGAFHRAMRKVGRTGRAMAHLSRRLVGRQARALADSTLRRSIGNDRASLNAPIEPPPPREASDSSVSSVLASSGSTAEAPRRDAA